The genomic segment CGGGCCCGCACTCCCCGTGGAGGGTGAGCAGGGCGTGAAGGTGGTCGTCCAGGGACGCCACGGCGACCGCGCAACCGTTGCAGGTCCGGATGCCCTCGGCCACGACGGCGGCCAGCTGCGAGCGGATTTCTCCCGGGGGGATCCGGGACCCCGAGCGGACCGTCAGAACCAGGTGAATCAGGTCTTTGCGAAAGGTCGTCAGCATCGTCCCACCTCCTTCGGCCTTTTACCCATATCAACGTTTTCGCCGGGAGATTTCCGAACTTTTTTTGGGGTGGGAACGAAAATAATCTACCCGGCGTGTCGGAAATCCGGTACCTTGACACCTGGAGCGGACCGACATCCCCCGTTTTCCCGGGGGATGAGAACCGGCCCTCTCCTCCGCGACTCAGGAGAAGGCCATGACGATCGCATTTGAAGAGCTAAGGCCGGAAGACCTCCAGATGAACGTCTTTTCCCGGATCGGCAGGGATTGGATGCTCATCACGGCCGGGCCCGTGGAGGACTGCAACACCATGACGGCGTCCTGGGGCGGCCTGGGGGTCCTGTGGCACCGGAACGTCTCGTTCGTCTTCGTCCGGCCGGTCCGGTGGACCTACCGGTTCATGGAGAAGCACCCGGTCTACACCCTTTCCTTCTTCGACGAGGAGCACCGCGGCGCCCTGCAGCTCTGCGGCAGCCGGTCGGGGCGGGACACCGACAAGATCCGCGACGCGGGGCTGACCCCCTTCCCGACGCCGGAGAACGGGACGGGCTTCACCCAGGCGCGCTTGGTGCTGGAGTGCCGGAAACTGCACAGCCAGGACCTCGACCCGTCCCGGTTCCTGGATCCGTCCATCCTGGGCAACTACCCCGACCGGGACTTTCACCGGCTCTACATCGGCGAAATCCTGAACTGCCTGACCCGGTGAGCCGTGGCGCCGGCTTCAGCCGGAGCGGAACCGGTTTGCCCCGGCGTGGGATGGAAAGGAAACGGCGGGTTTCGGGCCCGCCGTTTCCTTTCCTGAATGGAAAAGCCTAGATCCCGCCGGCGAAGACGGCGTGATTGCGTGTCTGCCAGGAGAGATCGACCGAGCCCAGCGACAGGGTGCCCGTGACGCCGGCTTCCGTGGTGAACCACAGGGTCACCTCGCCGGTGGCGGTGTTGCGCAGCAGGACGTCACTCTTCCCGTTGCCGTCGAGGTCGGCGATGCCCGCGACCTGCCAGTCGGGGGAAGGCAGCGTGGCCAGGTAGGGGGACCCGGTCACCGCCGCCCCGTTGAACAGCCACGCGATCAGGTCGCCGGTGGCGGTGTTGACCAGGAAGAGGTCGGCCTTGAGGTCGGCGTTCAGGTCGCCCAGGCCCGCGAGCTGCCAGACGGGGTCCAGCGACCCGGGGGTCATGTCGGATGCGAAGTTGCCGGCGGTGTTGATGAACCAGATGGACATGACGCCGCTGACGGCGTGGCGCCACAGCACGTCACGGGTCCGGTCGCCGTCGAAGTCGGCGATGCCCTCCACCTTCCAGTCGAGATCGCCGATGCCGCCGACGTAGGAGTTGCCCCGGTAGCCGCAGTCATCCACGAACCACAGGGACATCATCCCGGTGAGGGGCCCGGCGGCGTCATTGCGCCAGAAGACGTCGGCGCGGCAGTCGCCGTCCACGTCGCCCACGCCCACCACCTTCCAGTCGACGGGTGCACTGCCCAGGGTGGTGATACTCCCGGCGTACCCGGCGCTGCTCAGCAGCCACACGCTCATGTCCCCGGTGGTGGCGTGGCGGAGGAACACGTCGAAGAAGGAGTCGGCGTTGAAATCGCCGATCCCCGTAACCTGCCAATTCGGGTCGGCCAGGTTCCCGATGAAGGCGTCACCCACGACGCCGGCGCCGCTCAGGAACCAGGCGGCCAGGTTGCCGTCGGCGGTGGAGTACCACAGGATGTCGGACGTGAGGTCGCCGTTGATGTCCACGATCGCGGCGGGGTGCTCCGCGGTGGCGCAGGGCGTCACGCAGCAGGTCCGGGTGCCGGTGACGAGGTCCAGGCTCCAGCCGTTGGCGATGGAACCGCCGTCGGAACTGGCGGCGTCGTAGACGAAGAGTTTCCAGGTCCCGTTGGGGTCGGTGCCGTTGAAGGCGTCGAGGGTCGTCCCGTAGGGCAGCCCCGGCGCCGGGGAGGGAAGGGCGGTGCCGATGCTCCCGGTGGGCCGCCAGGTGCCCGATACCACGGGGCTCGGGACGGGGGCGGCGGCGGATTGGTCGAAGACGAGGGTGGCGTTCACTGCATCCGTCCCGCCGCCGGTGCTGGCGAGCAGCACGCAGCTCTGGCCGGCGGGCCCCACCAGCAGGATGCGCAGGTCGCCGGGGTAAGTGTGGCTGAGGCCGGCGAGGGTGGCTTTCACCTTCTGTACGGTTCCGCTCAGGCCGGTCACGGCGATTTCGGAGGGGTAGGGCGTGGCGGGGCTGACGGTGGTGGGGATGCTGATCGACCCGGTGTTGGCGAAGGCGGCGGTGGCGGTGAGGGTGGAGCCGAGCGTGAAGGTGTAGGTCTTGTACCCGAGGTCGGTGGCGCCGTCCACACAGTGGAGGGTGGCGGTGACGGTCCCGCCGCAGGCGGCTGCCGAGGAGACGATGAATTGGAAGGAGCGGGTGACCGTGGCGCCCCCCGCCGCCACCGCACCGTAGCTCTGGGGGGGGGTGGCGCACTGGACGCCGCCCGAGAGCTGCAGGTCGGCCACGAGGTCGGCGGTGCTGTCGGTCCCGACGTTTTTCAGCCCGAAGGCGACCGTGACGGTTTCCCCGGGGTCGAGGACGCCGTTCCCGGGAGCGCAGCCCTCGGAGACCAGGGCAGCGCCGTCGGCCTGGAGAATGGGGGTCCCCGCCTGGCCGCAGCAACCCACCAGGGCCACCTCGAAGGAGACGTCGTCGATGAAGCAGTTGTTGCCGTAGGCGGAGGTCCCGAGGAAGGCGATGCGGACGTCGGCATGGTTGCGGGCCGCGGCGGAGACGTCCACCGTGTGCGGGGACCAGCCGGCCGTCGCCCCGTAGCGGCTGACGGGGCTCCCGCAGGAGACCCAGGTGGCGCCGCCGTCGCTGGACACCTGCACCCGGACGTTGTCGTTGTTGGAGGTGTAGCCGGGGTCGTGGTACATGTAGAACTTGACGTAGAACATCGCCTGCCCGTAGGCCGTCGTGTCGATGCCGGAGGTCCGGTAGAGCCGGGCGGCATTCCCGGACGACGTGTTGTAGGAGTTGAACTTGCCCTGGTAGGACCCGGCGTGGGGCGTGTTGACCGGGTTGGTCCCCGCCCCGATGGCGGCCCATTCCGGGGTGGTGGTGCCGGAAACGGTCCCCACCGGGGTGGTAAGCCAGCCGGCGGGCGGGTTTGCCCCGGGCTCGAAGGTCTCGCTCAGAAGGACGGAAGTGCCGCCGGCGACGATGCCGGTGCTCCGGACCAGGGTCAGGGTCCCCAGGTCGGTGGCGCCATCCTGCAGCTGGAAGGTCAGGGTGATGGATTCGCCGCAGACCAGCGCGGGGTCCACCGTGAAGGTGAAGCTCCTAGTGATGCCGGCGCCGCCGGCCGTGAGGGCGCCGTAGGCCTGGGAGGCACCGGGGCTGGTCACGCCGCCGGTGGCCTGGAGGGTGGCCACCACGTCGGTGGTGTCCAGCGAGCCGACGTTGCGGAGGGTGATGTCCCACGTCATGGCCTCGCCGGGGTCGGGGAGGCTGTTGGCCGGCGAGCAGCCTTCCGCGGTGATGGCGCTGGTTTCCAGGGTGACCGCGGGGGCCGGGACCTCGCTGGCGTTGTAGATCACCAGGGCGAAGTCCTGGTCGGTGGTGCTGCCGTTGTACGGGACACCGTCGCCGGGGACGTTGTAGGCGTTGACCGTCACCTGGAACGCGGTCGAGGTCCAGGGCGGCGCCAGGTAGACGTTCTCGATGTTGTTCAGCCGGTCGGCGCTGCCGCCGGTGGCGGACAGGCCGCCGCTGAACACGTTGCCGAGGTAGGTGTTCGACCCGTTGACGACCGTGAGGTCCAGGTCGTTCACGAGCGCCGGGTTGGCCCCGGCCGCCCCGGCGGCATCGGACCAGACCAGGGAGATCCGCACGGGCTTGGCGGGGTCGTCGATGTAGAAAGTGTACCCCTTGGACTGCCCGGCGGCGGTGAAGACGTAGTTCTGGTCGTGGTACATGTTCTGGACGCCGTTCCCGATGACGTTCGCCAGGTCCACCCTCCCCCAGCCCTGGCTGTTGCTGGGGATGTTGCCGTTGACGCCGGACCCGCCCGCCATGTCCGTCGCGCCGTTGATCAGCAGCGCCTTGACCATGGCGGGGGACGGGACCCCGCGGCCCTCGTCGGCCCACCACTGGGCGAGGAGCGCCGACGAGCCCGAGACCAGCGGGCAGGCCATGCTGGTCCCCGAGCAGTAGCTGTAGTAGGCGCTCCCGGATCCCGACACGGCGCTGGTGCAGCTCGAGGTCCCGCTCGTGCTGCTCTTCCAGGAGACGGTCTGCTCGCCGGGGGCGGTGACGGTGGGCAGCGTCCGGCCGTCGAGGGCGGGCCCGCGGCTTGAGAAGCTGGCCATGTTCCAGATGGCGCCGACGCGGTAATTCTGGGACGCCCCGACGGAGATGAGGTTTTTCGCCTCCTTCGGTTCCGTGAGGGTGGAGGCGCCCGGGCCCGAATTGCCCGCCGAGAAGACCATGACGAGGGGTTCCGCGACGGTCGCGGTGTCGAAGTTGGCGTCACGCACCATGAGGTCGTGGGTCCGGCAGGCCGCGGAGTAGCCCTGGGCCCCGGAGGCGCCCGTGAACCAGGAGTTGCTCGACCCCATCGCCCCATTGAGGACGGAGTCCTTGCTCAGCACCTGCCAGCCGCCCGTGGGCGGCCAGTTGGTCCCCAGGAGCGCGTTCTGGATGACCATGCCGGCCCTCGGCGCCATGCCGACGCCCCAGTAGAAACCGTCGCCGTCCTGGATGCCCGTCCCGCCGTTGGCGGTCCGGGGGTCGCCGAAGATGGCGCCCGCGGTGTGGGTCCCGTGGCCGTCGCTGTCCGCGTTCGGGGTGGCGGCCCCGGCGTAGGCGACGTAGGTCGGCGTCCGGCCGGCGATGTCGGGGTGCGCGCCGTCGAGGCCCGTGTCCACGTCCGCCCAGGTGATGCCGGTCCCGTCCAGGCCCTTCGCCGCCAGCCACGTGAAGTACCCCGTGACCGGGGTCCCCGGTGAGCCGGTGATGTTGCCCGCGAGGACCTGGGTGCACATCTCGTCCTCGAGGCCGGGCCGGGGGGAGGCGTATTCCAGCGCCCAGACCGCTTCGAGCCGGGCCACCGTTTCCAGGGCGGCGGCGTCGAGGGCGCAGACGGCCGTGAGGAAGCGCCGGTCGGGCTGGGCGGGGAAGACCTGGAGGACCTTCCCCCCCGCGGCGGCGATCCGGGCGGGTACCCCGGTTTCGTCGCCGTCGTTGAAGAAGGTGACGGCGACGTTCTCGATGGTCCCCCGGAAGCCCGCCAGCCCGGGGCTCGTCTTGTAGGCGGGGTGGAAGGCGCCCTGCCAGCGGACGAAGTCGAGCCCCGCCGCCGACCGGGCCTGGGCCTCGGAACCCCAGACCAGGTAGGTGTTGTTTGGGTAGTACTGCAGGGGCACGAGCCCGCGCGCCACGAGCTTGTCCAGCCACTCGCCCCTGAGCAGGCCCGTGAACTGCACGAGCCGCAGGGTGGGGCCGCTCCCCTCGAAGCGCAGCGTCGGCGGGAGGACCGGTTCGCCCTCGACGACGGGGTCGAAGTCGTAGCCCATGACGCGGACCCGGGCGGGGTCGGGGACCCCGGGGCCGTTTTGCGCGGCCGCCGGGGTGAAGCACCCGGCGCCGAGGGCCCCGAGGAGTGCGAGGATCGCGAAGGCGAACCGGGTTCCGTTTGCGTGCCTGTTCATGCTTTTTGCCCCTTTTCGGCGAATGGTGATCTCCGGTCGTCCGGGTGCTTTCGGAGCGCTGCGCTCCGCACCCGGGCCCGCTCAAGGACACAACCCCTCGAATCACGATGCGAAAGCGAACTATACGCGAGGGGGCAGCGGAGTGTCAAGGCGAGTTCGGGTGAAAAGAACAAAGAGGCAGCGCGGGGGTTCGCTGCCTCCAAAGCGCCGCTACAAAGCGTGTCGCCGCACTCCGTAAGTGGTGGCGCAAGCTTCAGCTTGCGTGGATGTCAGAGCCCGTCTTCGTCGCGTGGGTTGCGAAGCGGCGCCACGAAGCCTGCCGCCTCACTCCATGTCAGACCGGGTGGCGCTCCAGCCAGCGGTTGTAGGCCCACATGCTGACGGCCGACAGGAACCCGACCCCCATGAGGATCAGCCACCCGAAGGCATTCTGCCACGGGTCGAGTTCGAGGAGGCCGTTGGGGAGCACCTTGTGGTTGCGGCACATGATCTCGTTGAAGATGAAGGCGCCCACCGGGCCGCCCACCAGGGCCCCGATGGCCATGGGAAGGTTGGCGTAGCCCAGGAAAAGACCCTCCTGGCCCTTGGGCGCCAGGGCGCCGATGTACTCGTAGGTCCGGGCGGAGGTGAACAGCTCGCCGAAGGCGATCAGGCCCACCGTGAGGACGATGAACAGGGACCCGATGGGGAGAAGGTTCCCGAGCGTCAACGCGCGGACACCCTGGGCGGAGAAGATGGGGGCCAGGTTGATCAGCATGGAGACCCCGATGATGATGATTCCCACGATGATGGACTTGATGGGCTTCATCTTGCCGAAGGCCCGGGTGATCATCAACTGGAAGAGGACGATGACCAGCGGGTTGGCCATGGTGTAGATGTCCATGGGGGGATCTTTCTCGACGACCTTCTTCACGTAGAGCGGCAGCACGTTGTAAACCTGGGAATAGATGAAGAAGAAGCCGCTGGAGACGAGCAGGAACAGGGCGAAACGGAGGTTCCGGAGCA from the Acidobacteriota bacterium genome contains:
- a CDS encoding flavin reductase; translation: MTIAFEELRPEDLQMNVFSRIGRDWMLITAGPVEDCNTMTASWGGLGVLWHRNVSFVFVRPVRWTYRFMEKHPVYTLSFFDEEHRGALQLCGSRSGRDTDKIRDAGLTPFPTPENGTGFTQARLVLECRKLHSQDLDPSRFLDPSILGNYPDRDFHRLYIGEILNCLTR
- a CDS encoding S8 family serine peptidase, giving the protein MNRHANGTRFAFAILALLGALGAGCFTPAAAQNGPGVPDPARVRVMGYDFDPVVEGEPVLPPTLRFEGSGPTLRLVQFTGLLRGEWLDKLVARGLVPLQYYPNNTYLVWGSEAQARSAAGLDFVRWQGAFHPAYKTSPGLAGFRGTIENVAVTFFNDGDETGVPARIAAAGGKVLQVFPAQPDRRFLTAVCALDAAALETVARLEAVWALEYASPRPGLEDEMCTQVLAGNITGSPGTPVTGYFTWLAAKGLDGTGITWADVDTGLDGAHPDIAGRTPTYVAYAGAATPNADSDGHGTHTAGAIFGDPRTANGGTGIQDGDGFYWGVGMAPRAGMVIQNALLGTNWPPTGGWQVLSKDSVLNGAMGSSNSWFTGASGAQGYSAACRTHDLMVRDANFDTATVAEPLVMVFSAGNSGPGASTLTEPKEAKNLISVGASQNYRVGAIWNMASFSSRGPALDGRTLPTVTAPGEQTVSWKSSTSGTSSCTSAVSGSGSAYYSYCSGTSMACPLVSGSSALLAQWWADEGRGVPSPAMVKALLINGATDMAGGSGVNGNIPSNSQGWGRVDLANVIGNGVQNMYHDQNYVFTAAGQSKGYTFYIDDPAKPVRISLVWSDAAGAAGANPALVNDLDLTVVNGSNTYLGNVFSGGLSATGGSADRLNNIENVYLAPPWTSTAFQVTVNAYNVPGDGVPYNGSTTDQDFALVIYNASEVPAPAVTLETSAITAEGCSPANSLPDPGEAMTWDITLRNVGSLDTTDVVATLQATGGVTSPGASQAYGALTAGGAGITRSFTFTVDPALVCGESITLTFQLQDGATDLGTLTLVRSTGIVAGGTSVLLSETFEPGANPPAGWLTTPVGTVSGTTTPEWAAIGAGTNPVNTPHAGSYQGKFNSYNTSSGNAARLYRTSGIDTTAYGQAMFYVKFYMYHDPGYTSNNDNVRVQVSSDGGATWVSCGSPVSRYGATAGWSPHTVDVSAAARNHADVRIAFLGTSAYGNNCFIDDVSFEVALVGCCGQAGTPILQADGAALVSEGCAPGNGVLDPGETVTVAFGLKNVGTDSTADLVADLQLSGGVQCATPPQSYGAVAAGGATVTRSFQFIVSSAAACGGTVTATLHCVDGATDLGYKTYTFTLGSTLTATAAFANTGSISIPTTVSPATPYPSEIAVTGLSGTVQKVKATLAGLSHTYPGDLRILLVGPAGQSCVLLASTGGGTDAVNATLVFDQSAAAPVPSPVVSGTWRPTGSIGTALPSPAPGLPYGTTLDAFNGTDPNGTWKLFVYDAASSDGGSIANGWSLDLVTGTRTCCVTPCATAEHPAAIVDINGDLTSDILWYSTADGNLAAWFLSGAGVVGDAFIGNLADPNWQVTGIGDFNADSFFDVFLRHATTGDMSVWLLSSAGYAGSITTLGSAPVDWKVVGVGDVDGDCRADVFWRNDAAGPLTGMMSLWFVDDCGYRGNSYVGGIGDLDWKVEGIADFDGDRTRDVLWRHAVSGVMSIWFINTAGNFASDMTPGSLDPVWQLAGLGDLNADLKADLFLVNTATGDLIAWLFNGAAVTGSPYLATLPSPDWQVAGIADLDGNGKSDVLLRNTATGEVTLWFTTEAGVTGTLSLGSVDLSWQTRNHAVFAGGI